One region of Phlebotomus papatasi isolate M1 unplaced genomic scaffold, Ppap_2.1 HiC_scaffold_11, whole genome shotgun sequence genomic DNA includes:
- the LOC129808839 gene encoding uncharacterized protein K02A2.6-like produces MATQKEDNISLLSILSATQKLLEDQQKRLAQLEARSNQPDRPELTIEALAPSIQTFVYDPDNGVTFDAWFSLHEDIFREDAKSLDDSARVRLLLRKLNPQGHEGYVNSLLPKAPRDFTFDETVARLKDLFGRRESLFHTRWRCLQIQKKETDDFQTHSTVINKICEEFKLGELTPEHFKCLVFILSLKSKNDSDVRTRLLHKLEVEKPETLTLSFMASEATRLTNLKTESADLELKDTTQGVHFVQRQGKPKKGNSSNSKSQQSGRNSQTQPTQQPKSPCWFCGGLHFVKQCNYSKHTCKDCSRVGHKEGYCSQNNSQKNSSSSKSQSKQKQIHSSKSNVNPVSVHHTVTNSQAKRYIDVVMNGKSVKLLFDTGSDVTIISKDVWRHLGSPVLSETPSTASDAQGNHIPMDGEFFCTVDFKGDIQRARCLVTDVNINLFGVEWINLFNLWGKTISSLCSVNSVSEKDIVTSLKTTFPSVFSSTMGKCTKGQAHLQLKLSTVPVFRPKRPVPYHVTDLVDEELQRLQNLDIISPVDHSEYAAPIVVARKPNGSIRICADYSTGLNNNLESHHYPIPTPDQIFATLSTCSVFSQIDLSDAYLQIEMDEESKKLLTINTHRGLFTFNRLCPGVKSAPGIFQQLIDTMLAGINGVHAYFDDVLIASKTKEEHHQTLLQVFRRLSEYDFRVKLEKCNFFQKEVRFLGFILDAKGQRPDPAKIDAIISMPAPSNIAQLRSFLGAVTFYSRFVKSLSTIRAPLDKMLQKDVGDWNWTPQCQKAFIKVKEILSSNLLLTHYNPSLPITIAADASETGIGCVAYHTMENGQLKAFYHASRTLTKAEKNYSQIDKEGLGLVYAVQKFHTYIYGRKFTLQTDHKPLLSIFGSKKGVPIHTANRLQRWALILLAYDFIIEYVPTNEFGGADVLSRLIEQQKSSNEDFIIAQVRDDEIVDNILISDVNKRLPVTFKKIETATLSSPTLQEVSNYIRHGWPRSTADFSPEVANYYKIRDSLTLIHSCIVYRDRIVIPPIFRNAILKQLHDAHPGINRMKSFARSYVFWPHMDSDIENLVKSCSSCAAAAKNPTKCDLSSWPLTSRPWQRVHADYAGPIDGQWFLVLVDAYTKWPEVYMTTTTTSLATISKISDACSRFGFMETIVTDNGTQFTSAEFAEFCRERGITHITTAPFHPQSNGLAERFVDTLKRSLSKLSGIGNTQTALTKFLMSYRCTPNPNTFNGSSPAELMMSRPLRTTLSLTQPMENDPIERNTAMENQYNKKHGTKSRSFVRGEEVLAKCFRGNHSFWAPGTIIEKRGNVMYNVSILLPRGCSRLIRSHVNQLRKRYPDTNESADDPSLVEGQQVSIPFDYDDGNQSADSSADGTSQESSNVPMRRSRQPYRNPRLPTRSSPPRLRSRLPRRIPQAPASSRGEVLGIDPTTDGVSHA; encoded by the coding sequence ATGGCTACTCAAAAAGAAGACAATATCTCTCTTCTTAGCATCCTCAGTGCAACTCAGAAGCTCCTGGAGGACCAACAAAAACGGCTTGCTCAACTTGAGGCAAGATCCAACCAACCAGATCGTCCAGAACTCACCATTGAGGCTCTTGCGCCTTCGATTCAGACGTTCGTCTACGATCCGGACAACGGCGTCACCTTCGACGCATGGTTTTCACTTCATGAGGACATTTTCCGTGAAGATGCAAAATCCCTCGACGACTCTGCCCGAGTCCGTCTTCTCCTCAGGAAGCTCAACCCTCAAGGGCATGAGGGTTATGTGAATTCTCTTCTTCCAAAAGCTCCACGAGATTTCACGTTTGACGAGACAGTTGCACGGCTAAAAGACCTTTTTGGCCGCCGGGAATCACTTTTTCACACCCGCTGGAGATGCCTCCAAATACAGAAGAAAGAGACGGATGACTTTCAGACACATTCGACTGTCATCAACAAGATTTGTGAAGAGTTTAAGCTGGGAGAGCTTACGCCAGAGCACTTcaagtgtcttgtttttattCTAAGTCTCAAAAGCAAGAATGATTCTGATGTGCGAACACGACTTCTTCATAAGCTGGAAGTGGAGAAGCCTGAGACACTCACATTGTCCTTTATGGCCAGTGAAGCAACACGTCTCACCAACTTGAAGACTGAGAGTGCTGATCTTGAGCTCAAAGACACTACGCAGGGTGTTCATTTTGTTCAGCGTCAGGGAAAACCTAAAAAGGGGAATTCTTCAAACTCAAAGTCTCAACAATCCGGGCGTAATTCACAAACACAGCCTACTCAGCAGCCAAAATCTCCTTGTTGGTTCTGTGGTGGATTGCACTTTGTCAAACAGTGTAATTACTCAAAGCACACCTGTAAGGATTGCTCCAGGGTGGGCCACAAGGAAGGGTATTGTTCCCAGAACAATTCCCAAAAGAACTCCTCGAGTTCCAAGTCCCagtcaaaacaaaaacaaatacaCTCTTCGAAATCGAATGTCAATCCTGTCAGTGTTCACCACACTGTTACAAACAGTCAGGCAAAAAGATACATTGACGTGGTAATGAATGGGAAATCTGTGAAGTTGCTTTTCGACACAGGATCAGATGTGACAATTATCTCCAAGGATGTCTGGAGACATCTTGGATCACCAGTTCTGTCAGAGACTCCCTCTACAGCTTCTGATGCCCAGGGAAATCACATTCCTATGGATGGCGAGTTTTTCTGCACGGTTGACTTCAAAGGGGACATTCAAAGGGCCAGATGTCTTGTCACTGATGTCAACATTAACCTTTTTGGTGTTGAATGGATCAATTTATTCAACCTCTGGGGAAAAACCATTTCTTCACTTTGCAGTGTAAACTCAGTTTCCGAAAAAGACATTGTCACATCACTCAAAACAACTTTCCCATCTGTTTTCTCATCTACAATGGGAAAATGCACCAAGGGACAGGCGCATCTTCAGCTGAAGCTTTCAACAGTTCCAGTGTTCAGACCCAAACGCCCTGTACCATACCATGTCACGGATTTGGTGGATGAGGAACTTCAGAGATTGCAGAATCTGGACATCATTTCTCCTGTGGATCACAGTGAGTATGCAGCTCCTATCGTTGTAGCCCGTAAACCCAATGGTTCCATCCGAATCTGTGCTGATTATTCCACCGGGCTCAACAATAATCTCGAATCCCATCACTATCCTATCCCTACCCCTGACCAAATTTTCGCAACACTGTCAACTTGCTCAGTATTCAGCCAAATAGATCTCTCAGATGCATATCTGCAGATCGAAATGGATGAAGAATCGAAGAAACTCCTCACGATTAACACCCACAGAGGTCTCTTCACATTCAATCGCCTCTGTCCTGGGGTAAAATCGGCACCTGGAATTTTCCAACAGCTTATTGATACCATGCTGGCTGGCATCAATGGGGTTCATGCCTATTTTGATGACGTTCTCATCGCATCAAAGACCAAAGAGGAGCATCATCAGACACTCTTGCAAGTGTTTCGACGACTCAGTGAGTACGACTTCCGTGTCAAAttggaaaaatgcaatttttttcaaaaggaaGTACGCTTCCTTGGCTTCATTCTCGATGCCAAAGGACAGCGCCCGGATCCAGCAAAGATTGATGCAATTATCAGTATGCCAGCTCCGTCAAATATTGCACAGCTCAGATCTTTCCTCGGAGCCGTCACGTTTTATTCACGATTCGTGAAGTCTCTCAGCACCATCCGGGCTCCACTGGACAAAATGCTGCAGAAGGACGTTGGAGATTGGAATTGGACGCCACAGTGTCAAAAGGCTTTCATCAAGGTCAAAGAAATCCTATCCTCAAATCTCCTTCTCACACATTACAATCCTTCCCTTCCTATCACAATCGCTGCAGACGCCAGTGAGACGGGTATTGGTTGCGTAGCATACCATACCATGGAAAATGGGCAGCTCAAGGCATTTTATCATGCTTCTCGCACTCTTACCAAGGCCGAGAAAAACTATTCACAAATTGACAAGGAGGGTCTTGGACTGGTTTATGCTGTTCAGAAGTTTCACACCTACATCTATGGGAGAAAATTTACTCTTCAGACGGACCACAAGCCCCTACTATCAATTTTTGGCTCGAAGAAGGGAGTGCCCATCCACACCGCCAACCGGCTTCAACGCTGGGCTCTCATTCTGTTGGCATATGATTTTATCATTGAATATGTCCCAACAAATGAGTTTGGTGGAGCTGATGTTCTTAGTCGTTTGATTGAGCAACAAAAGTCAAGCAACGAGGACTTCATCATTGCCCAAGTCCGAGATGACGAGATCGTGGACAACATTCTCATCAGTGACGTGAACAAACGCTTACCGGTGACCTTCAAGAAGATTGAGACTGCCACTCTTTCTTCTCCGACTCTACAAGAAGTCTCCAACTACATCCGGCATGGATGGCCTCGCTCTACAGCTGATTTCTCACCGGAAGTGGCAAACTACTACAAAATCAGAGACTCTCTAACACTCATACATTCATGTATAGTCTACAGAGATCGCATTGTCATACCACCAATTTTCAGAAACGCAATTCTCAAGCAGCTACATGACGCTCATCCAGGAATAAATCGTATGAAGAGTTTTGCCCGCTCGTACGTTTTCTGGCCACATATGGATTCTGATATTGAGAACTTGGTCAAATCTTGTTCTTCCTGTGCTGCTGCTGCCAAAAATCCGACAAAATGCGACCTATCCTCATGGCCTCTCACATCAAGGCCATGGCAGAGAGTACACGCCGACTACGCTGGACCAATTGATGGACAGTGGTTCCTTGTCTTGGTAGATGCTTACACAAAATGGCCTGAAGTATACATGACAACTACCACTACATCATTGGCGACCATCAGCAAAATCTCGGATGCCTGCTCACGTTTTGGATTCATGGAGACCATCGTAACAGACAATGGTACCCAATTCACCAGTGCTGAATTCGCTGAATTTTGCCGCGAGCGAGGTATCACCCATATCACGACAGCGCCATTTCATCCACAAAGCAATGGCCTGGCAGAACGTTTCGTGGACACCTTGAAGCGTTCTCTCTCCAAGCTGTCTGGCATTGGCAACACACAGACAGCCCTCACAAAATTCTTGATGTCCTACCGCTGTACACCCAACCCAAATACGTTCAACGGCAGTTCTCCAGCAGAACTCATGATGTCACGACCACTTCGAACGACACTTTCTCTGACTCAACCTATGGAGAATGATCCAATTGAAAGAAACACGGCCATGGAAAATCAATACAACAAGAAACATGGGACCAAAAGTCGTTCATTCGTTCGAGGGGAGGAGGTATTGGCAAAATGCTTCCGTGGCAATCACTCATTCTGGGCACCCGGTACGATCATCGAGAAACGCGGGAACGTTATGTACAACGTCTCAATCCTTTTGCCGAGAGGATGTTCCAGACTGATTCGCAGCCATGTTAATCAACTCCGTAAACGCTACCCAGACACAAACGAATCAGCTGATGATCCCTCTCTGGTTGAAGGTCAACAAGTCTCCATCCCTTTCGACTACGACGATGGAAATCAATCAGCAGACTCCTCTGCTGACGGGACATCTCAGGAATCTTCCAATGTTCCCATGCGGCGAAGTCGTCAGCCATATCGGAACCCTAGGCTTCCGACACGCTCATCTCCTCCACGACTTCGTTCCCGGCTTCCACGCAGGATCCCGCAGGCTCCAGCTTCTTCAAGGGGGGAGGTGTTGGGTATCGACCCAACGACAGATGGCGTAAGCCATGCCTGA